In one window of Fictibacillus phosphorivorans DNA:
- a CDS encoding alpha/beta fold hydrolase — MKTVMSKDGTKIVYDKIGNGPSLILVGGAFSYRKFPGMVKLAKLLSDQFTVYNYDRRGRGDSGDTVFYEPAREYEDLDAMISEAGGVSYVWGLSSGAVLALQAAAYGASITKLALHEPPFIVNDTDHVPPSDFSKKVSELIADDRSADTIKYFMTKGMGAPSFIVTMMRMMPGVWSNLMAVAHTLPYDAALLEGYMEGKSLPEDLWNNVTVPTLVLKGTESPLMLRDGADALVKVLPNAELISKKGLGHTKQLNVKSISSELISFFSAV; from the coding sequence ATGAAAACTGTAATGTCAAAGGATGGAACAAAAATTGTTTATGACAAGATAGGAAATGGACCTTCACTCATCTTAGTCGGAGGCGCATTTAGTTATCGAAAGTTTCCTGGCATGGTTAAACTTGCGAAATTATTATCAGACCAATTTACAGTTTACAATTACGACCGACGTGGTCGTGGGGATAGCGGTGACACAGTATTTTATGAACCTGCACGAGAGTACGAAGATCTTGATGCAATGATTTCAGAAGCAGGAGGAGTATCATATGTTTGGGGATTATCATCTGGGGCAGTTCTTGCTTTACAAGCTGCTGCTTATGGAGCAAGCATTACAAAATTAGCGCTTCACGAACCACCATTTATCGTAAATGACACAGATCATGTACCACCAAGTGATTTTTCAAAAAAGGTTAGTGAACTTATTGCTGATGACCGCAGTGCGGATACGATTAAATATTTCATGACCAAGGGCATGGGGGCTCCTTCATTCATTGTAACTATGATGCGTATGATGCCTGGTGTTTGGTCTAATCTTATGGCGGTTGCACATACCCTTCCGTACGATGCAGCATTATTAGAGGGGTATATGGAAGGAAAGTCATTGCCTGAGGATCTTTGGAATAACGTTACAGTACCAACACTTGTACTTAAAGGTACAGAAAGTCCTTTAATGCTTCGTGACGGAGCAGATGCTTTAGTAAAAGTGCTTCCTAATGCTGAATTAATAAGTAAGAAGGGGCTTGGACATACGAAACAGCTTAACGTTAAAAGTATTTCTTCTGAGCTCATCTCATTTTTTTCGGCAGTATAA
- a CDS encoding YciI family protein, with the protein MRFMMIVKATADSEAGVMPSQELIDAMQKYNEELVKAGVLLAADGLQPSSSGLRISYPEQGGRAKVVDGPFTEVKELIAGYTLIEVKSREEAIQWALRMPDPHGFGHGEIELRQVFEAEEIMENPIHLMKERELRKKAEEQQKA; encoded by the coding sequence ATGAGATTTATGATGATCGTTAAAGCGACTGCAGATTCAGAGGCGGGGGTCATGCCGAGTCAGGAATTAATAGATGCCATGCAAAAATATAACGAGGAATTAGTAAAGGCGGGTGTACTTCTGGCTGCAGACGGCCTACAACCTAGTTCAAGTGGGTTACGAATTTCTTACCCGGAGCAGGGCGGTCGGGCCAAAGTGGTTGATGGTCCGTTTACAGAAGTAAAAGAACTGATTGCAGGCTATACACTTATTGAAGTGAAGTCAAGAGAAGAAGCCATTCAATGGGCTCTGCGCATGCCGGATCCACATGGATTTGGGCATGGTGAGATTGAACTGAGGCAGGTTTTTGAGGCGGAGGAAATTATGGAAAACCCCATTCATTTAATGAAAGAAAGAGAACTTCGAAAAAAAGCTGAGGAGCAACAAAAAGCGTGA